A section of the Phaseolus vulgaris cultivar G19833 chromosome 8, P. vulgaris v2.0, whole genome shotgun sequence genome encodes:
- the LOC137826806 gene encoding 1-aminocyclopropane-1-carboxylate synthase-like: MALKNTSFQLLSEIATNGNHGENSSYFDGWKAYESDPYHPTENPQGVIQMGLAENPLSLDLIQEWILKNPKGSICTPEGVKWFKYIANFQDYHGLPEFRNGLANYMSKVRGGRVRFDPDRIVMGGGTTGANELIMFCLANGGDAFLVPSPYYPAFARDLCWRTKARLIPVECYSINNFMVTREALEEAYNKAIDANINVKGLIITNPSNPLGTTMDKETLKSIVGFINEKNIHLVCDEIYAGTVFRGPRFVSVSEVMQELEHCNKDLIHIVYSLSKDLGIPGLRVGIVYSYNDEVVNQGRKMSSFGLVSTQTQFFVAALLSDDEFVERFLAESARRLAARYNHFTKELEKVNITCLPSNAGLFFWMNLRGLLKEKTFEGEMMLWHVIINEVKLNVSPGSAFNCSEPGWYRVCFANMDDETVEVALKRIRAFVGKETGKPVELKRWKSNLRLSFSSRRFDENVMSPHMLSPHSPMPHSPLVRAT; encoded by the exons ATGGCTTTGAAGAACACGAGTTTCCAGCTTCTGTCTGAGATTGCCACCAACGGCAACCATGGTGAGAACTCTTCTTATTTTGATGGGTGGAAGGCCTATGAATCAGACCCTTATCACCCCACTGAAAATCCTCAGGGTGTAATTCAGATGGGTCTTGCAGAAAATCCG CTGTCCTTGGATTTGATTCAAGAGTGGATTCTGAAGAATCCCAAAGGCTCCATTTGCACCCCAGAAGGAGTGAAGTGGTTCAAATATATTGCAAACTTTCAGGACTACCATGGATTGCCAGAGTTCAGAAAT GGTTTGGCAAATTACATGTCAAAAGTGAGAGGTGGAAGAGTGAGATTTGATCCTGACCGTATAGTGATGGGTGGAGGGACCACTGGAGCTAACGAGCTCATCATGTTCTGTTTGGCTAATGGTGGAGATGCTTTTCTGGTTCCTAGCCCTTATTATCCAGC ATTTGCCCGAGACTTGTGTTGGAGAACTAAGGCGCGGCTCATTCCTGTGGAGTGTTACAGCATCAACAACTTCATGGTAACAAGGGAGGCTCTTGAAGAAGCATACAACAAAGCAATAGATGCTAACATCAACGTGAAAGGGTTGATCATAACAAACCCTTCAAACCCTTTAGGAACAACCATGGACAAGGAAACACTGAAGAGCATTGTGGGCTTCATCAATGAGAAGAACATTCACTTAGTGTGCGATGAAATCTATGCTGGCACAGTGTTCAGAGGCCCTCGCTTTGTGAGTGTCTCTGAAGTGATGCAAGAGTTGGAGCACTGCAATAAAGACCTTATTCACATTGTTTACAGTTTGTCTAAGGACTTGGGGATTCCGGGGTTGAGAGTTGGGATAGTTTATTCGTACAATGATGAAGTGGTGAACCAAGGGAGGAAAATGTCAAGCTTTGGATTAGTCTCAACTCAGACACAGTTTTTTGTGGCTGCACTGCTTTCTGATGACGAGTTTGTGGAGAGGTTTCTGGCAGAGAGTGCAAGAAGGTTGGCTGCAAGGTACAACCACTTCACAAAGGAGCTTGAAAAGGTGAACATTACTTGCTTGCCAAGCAATGCAGGGCTTTTCTTTTGGATGAACTTGAGAGGCTTGCTCAAGGAGAAGACATTTGAAGGTGAAATGATGCTGTGGCATGTGATCATCAATGAGGTGAAGCTCAATGTGTCACCAGGCTCAGCTTTCAATTGTTCTGAGCCCGGTTGGTATAGAGTGTGCTTTGCTAACATGGATGATGAGACTGTGGAAGTTGCCCTCAAGAGAATCAGGGCGTTTGTTGGCAAAGAGACAGGGAAACCAGTGGAACTCAAACGCTGGAAAAGCAACCTTAGACTCAGCTTCTCCTCAAGAAGGTTTGATGAGAATGTTATGTCACCTCACATGCTGTCACCCCATTCACCAATGCCTCACTCACCCCTTGTCAGAGCCACTTAG